A single genomic interval of Streptomyces sp. 1222.5 harbors:
- the sucB gene encoding 2-oxoglutarate dehydrogenase, E2 component, dihydrolipoamide succinyltransferase, with protein sequence MAVSVTLPALGESVTEGTVTRWLKAEGERVEADEPLLEVSTDKVDTEIPSPAAGVLASIKVAEDETVEVGAELAVIDDGTGAPAAAPAPAAEAAPAPAAEAAPAPAAESVPAAPSTEQAAPAPAPTAEAASGGGSAEGTDVVLPALGESVTEGTVTRWLKSVGDSVEADEPLLEVSTDKVDTEIPAPTSGVLLEIVVGEDETAEVGAKLAVIGAPGAAPAAAPAPAAPAPAAAAPAVPAAPAAPAPAAPAPAPAAPAAPAAAAPAPVQPAAPAPAPVTPASAPSSPTATQATDEGAYVTPLVRKLAAENGVDLAGVKGTGVGGRIRKQDVLAAAEAAKAAAAPAPAAAAAPAAKKAPALEVSPLRGQTVKMPRIRKVIGDNMVKALHEQAQLSSVVEVDVTRLMRLRAQAKDSFAAREGVKLSPMPFFVKAAAQALKAHPVINAKINEAEGTITYFDSENVGIAVDSEKGLMTPVIKHAGDLNIAGIAKATAELAGKVRANKITPDELSGATFTISNTGSRGALFDTIIVPPGQVAILGIGATVKRPAVIETEEGTVIGVRDMTYLTLSYDHRLVDGADAARYLTAVKAILEAGEFEVELGL encoded by the coding sequence ATGGCGGTTTCCGTAACCCTTCCGGCGCTCGGCGAGAGCGTCACCGAGGGCACTGTCACCCGCTGGCTGAAGGCCGAGGGCGAGCGCGTCGAGGCCGACGAGCCGCTGCTCGAGGTCTCGACCGACAAGGTCGACACCGAGATCCCCTCGCCCGCCGCCGGCGTGCTGGCCTCCATCAAGGTCGCCGAGGACGAGACCGTCGAGGTCGGCGCCGAGCTGGCCGTCATCGACGACGGCACCGGTGCCCCCGCGGCCGCTCCGGCCCCCGCCGCCGAGGCCGCTCCGGCCCCCGCCGCCGAGGCCGCTCCGGCTCCGGCCGCCGAGTCCGTCCCGGCCGCCCCGTCCACCGAGCAGGCCGCCCCCGCGCCGGCCCCGACCGCGGAGGCCGCCTCCGGCGGTGGTTCCGCGGAGGGCACCGACGTGGTCCTGCCCGCGCTCGGAGAGTCCGTCACCGAGGGCACCGTCACCCGCTGGCTGAAGTCGGTGGGCGACTCCGTCGAGGCCGACGAGCCGCTGCTCGAGGTCTCCACGGACAAGGTCGACACCGAGATCCCCGCGCCGACCTCGGGCGTGCTGCTCGAGATCGTCGTCGGTGAGGACGAGACCGCCGAGGTCGGCGCCAAGCTCGCCGTCATCGGCGCCCCCGGTGCCGCGCCGGCCGCCGCTCCGGCCCCGGCCGCCCCGGCGCCCGCCGCCGCAGCCCCGGCCGTCCCCGCGGCTCCGGCCGCTCCGGCCCCGGCCGCTCCGGCTCCGGCCCCCGCCGCTCCGGCCGCGCCCGCCGCCGCAGCCCCGGCTCCGGTCCAGCCCGCGGCTCCGGCTCCGGCTCCGGTCACCCCGGCCAGCGCTCCCTCCTCCCCGACCGCCACCCAGGCGACGGACGAGGGCGCGTACGTCACCCCGCTGGTGCGCAAGCTCGCCGCCGAGAACGGCGTCGACCTGGCCGGCGTCAAGGGCACCGGTGTCGGCGGCCGCATCCGCAAGCAGGACGTCCTCGCCGCCGCCGAGGCCGCGAAGGCCGCCGCCGCCCCGGCGCCGGCCGCCGCCGCTGCCCCGGCCGCCAAGAAGGCGCCCGCGCTGGAGGTCTCCCCGCTGCGCGGCCAGACCGTCAAGATGCCACGCATCCGCAAGGTCATCGGCGACAACATGGTCAAGGCCCTGCACGAGCAGGCCCAGCTGTCGTCGGTCGTCGAGGTCGACGTCACCCGCCTGATGCGCCTGCGCGCCCAGGCCAAGGACTCCTTCGCCGCGCGCGAGGGCGTCAAGCTCTCCCCGATGCCGTTCTTCGTGAAGGCGGCGGCCCAGGCGCTGAAGGCCCACCCGGTCATCAACGCCAAGATCAACGAGGCCGAGGGCACGATCACCTACTTCGACTCCGAGAACGTCGGAATCGCGGTGGACTCCGAGAAGGGCCTGATGACCCCGGTCATCAAGCACGCCGGCGACCTCAACATCGCGGGCATCGCCAAGGCCACGGCGGAGCTGGCCGGCAAGGTCCGCGCCAACAAGATCACTCCGGACGAGCTGTCCGGCGCGACCTTCACCATCTCCAACACCGGTTCGCGCGGCGCGCTGTTCGACACGATCATCGTGCCGCCGGGCCAGGTCGCGATCCTCGGCATCGGTGCCACGGTCAAGCGTCCGGCCGTCATCGAGACCGAGGAGGGCACGGTCATCGGCGTTCGCGACATGACCTACCTGACCCTCTCCTACGACCACCGCCTGGTGGACGGCGCCGACGCGGCCCGTTACCTGACGGCGGTCAAGGCGATCCTGGAGGCGGGCGAGTTCGAGGTCGAGCTCGGCCTGTAA
- the lpdA gene encoding dihydrolipoyl dehydrogenase, giving the protein MANDASTVFDLVILGGGSGGYAAALRGAQLGLDVALIEKDKVGGTCLHRGCIPTKALLHAGEIADQARESEQFGVKATFEGIDIAGVHKYKDGVISGLYKGLQGLVASRKVTYIEGEGRLSSPTSVDVNGQRIQGRHVLLATGSVPKSLPGLEIDGDRIISSDHALVLDRVPKSAIILGGGVIGVEFASAWKSFGSDVTVVEGLKHLVPVEDENSSKLLERAFRKRGIKFNLGTFFQKAEYTQDGVKVTLADGKEFEAEVLLVAVGRGPVSQGLGYEEQGVAMDRGYVLVDEYMRTNVPTISAVGDLVPTLQLAHVGFAEGILVAERLAGLKTVPIDYDGVPRVTYCHPEVASVGITEAKAKEIYGADKVVALKYNLAGNGKSKILNTSGEIKLVQVKDGAVVGVHMVGDRMGEQVGEAQLIYNWEALPAEVAQLVHAHPTQNEALGEAHLALAGKPLHSHD; this is encoded by the coding sequence GTGGCGAACGACGCCAGCACCGTTTTCGACCTAGTGATCCTCGGCGGTGGTAGCGGTGGTTACGCCGCGGCCCTGCGCGGGGCGCAGCTGGGCCTGGACGTCGCCCTGATCGAGAAGGACAAGGTCGGCGGCACCTGCCTGCACCGGGGTTGCATCCCCACCAAGGCCCTGCTGCACGCGGGCGAGATCGCCGACCAGGCCCGCGAGAGCGAGCAGTTCGGCGTCAAGGCCACCTTCGAGGGCATCGACATCGCGGGCGTCCACAAGTACAAGGACGGCGTGATCTCCGGCCTGTACAAGGGCCTCCAGGGTCTCGTCGCCTCCCGCAAGGTGACGTACATCGAGGGCGAGGGCCGGCTGTCCTCCCCCACCTCGGTCGACGTGAACGGGCAGCGGATCCAGGGCCGCCACGTCCTGCTGGCGACCGGCTCCGTGCCGAAGTCGCTGCCGGGCCTGGAGATCGACGGCGACCGCATCATCTCCTCCGACCACGCCCTCGTCCTGGACCGCGTGCCCAAGTCCGCGATCATCCTGGGCGGCGGTGTCATCGGCGTCGAGTTCGCCTCGGCGTGGAAGTCCTTCGGCTCGGACGTCACGGTCGTCGAGGGTCTGAAGCACCTCGTCCCGGTCGAGGACGAGAACAGCTCGAAGCTCCTCGAGCGCGCGTTCCGCAAGCGCGGGATCAAGTTCAACCTGGGCACCTTCTTCCAGAAGGCCGAGTACACCCAGGACGGCGTCAAGGTCACCCTCGCCGACGGCAAGGAGTTCGAGGCCGAGGTCCTGCTCGTCGCCGTCGGCCGCGGTCCGGTCTCCCAGGGCCTCGGCTACGAGGAGCAGGGTGTCGCCATGGACCGGGGCTACGTCCTGGTCGACGAGTACATGCGCACCAACGTTCCGACCATCTCCGCCGTCGGTGACCTCGTCCCGACCCTCCAGCTCGCGCACGTCGGCTTCGCCGAGGGCATCCTGGTGGCGGAGCGTCTGGCCGGTCTCAAGACCGTCCCGATCGACTACGACGGTGTCCCGCGGGTGACGTACTGCCACCCGGAGGTCGCCTCCGTGGGTATCACCGAGGCCAAGGCCAAGGAGATCTACGGCGCGGACAAGGTCGTCGCTCTGAAGTACAACCTGGCGGGCAACGGCAAGAGCAAGATCCTCAACACCTCGGGCGAGATCAAGCTCGTCCAGGTGAAGGACGGTGCCGTGGTCGGCGTCCACATGGTCGGCGACCGCATGGGCGAGCAGGTCGGCGAGGCCCAGCTGATCTACAACTGGGAGGCGCTGCCGGCCGAGGTGGCCCAGCTCGTCCACGCCCACCCGACGCAGAACGAGGCGCTCGGCGAGGCCCACCTGGCGCTGGCCGGCAAGCCGCTGCACTCCCACGACTGA
- a CDS encoding leucyl aminopeptidase, with the protein MTALTLSTAAAPGLRADAIVIGVAKGAEGPVVAPGAEAVDKAYDGKLAAVLETLGASGAEGELTKLPAPAGFKAPLVVAVGLGAEPGTKDEDTGYAAEALRRAAGVAARALTGSRKAAFALPVDSPGAVEAIGEGVLLGAYSFDTYKENGGQAKGARAKNGKAPLAEATLLGGKPRDAAHKGAVARAVAVSEELNRARDLINMPPNDLTPAIFAGIAQAAAKEHGIKVQVLDDKALTRGGYGGILGVGGGSAATPRLVKLTYTHPKAEKHLAYVGKGITYDSGGISLKPAGHNETMKCDMSGAAAVFAAVVAAARLGLEVNVTGWLALAENMPSGSAVRPGDVLRMYSGKTVEVLNTDAEGRLVLADALWAASLESPDAIVDVATLTGAMMLALGSRTFGVMANDDAFRTALHEAADEVGEPAWPMPLPEHLRKGMESSVADIANMGERMGGGLVAGLFLREFVGEGITWAHLDIAGPAFNEGGPFGYTPKGGTGSAVRTLVRLAELTAAGDLG; encoded by the coding sequence GTGACTGCTCTGACTCTCAGCACCGCCGCGGCGCCCGGCCTGCGGGCCGACGCGATCGTGATCGGTGTCGCCAAGGGCGCCGAGGGCCCCGTCGTCGCGCCGGGCGCAGAAGCCGTGGACAAGGCGTACGACGGCAAGCTGGCCGCCGTCCTGGAGACCCTCGGCGCCTCGGGTGCCGAGGGCGAGCTGACGAAGCTGCCCGCCCCGGCCGGCTTCAAGGCACCGCTCGTGGTGGCGGTGGGCCTGGGCGCGGAGCCCGGCACCAAGGACGAGGACACCGGCTACGCGGCGGAGGCGCTGCGCCGGGCCGCCGGCGTGGCGGCCCGCGCGCTCACCGGCTCCAGGAAGGCCGCGTTCGCGCTGCCCGTCGACAGCCCCGGCGCCGTCGAGGCGATCGGCGAGGGCGTCCTGCTCGGCGCGTACTCCTTCGACACCTACAAGGAGAACGGCGGCCAGGCGAAGGGCGCCCGGGCCAAGAACGGCAAGGCGCCGCTCGCCGAGGCCACGCTGCTCGGCGGCAAGCCGCGCGACGCCGCCCACAAGGGGGCCGTCGCCCGCGCCGTCGCGGTCTCCGAGGAGCTGAACCGCGCCCGCGACCTGATCAACATGCCGCCGAACGACCTCACCCCCGCGATCTTCGCCGGCATCGCGCAGGCCGCGGCCAAGGAGCACGGCATCAAGGTGCAGGTGCTCGACGACAAGGCGCTGACCCGTGGCGGCTACGGCGGCATCCTCGGCGTGGGCGGCGGCTCGGCCGCGACCCCGCGCCTGGTGAAGCTGACGTACACGCACCCCAAGGCGGAGAAGCACCTCGCCTACGTCGGCAAGGGCATCACCTACGACTCGGGCGGCATCTCGCTGAAGCCGGCCGGGCACAACGAGACGATGAAGTGCGACATGAGCGGCGCCGCCGCCGTGTTCGCCGCCGTCGTCGCCGCCGCGCGGCTCGGCCTGGAGGTCAACGTCACCGGCTGGCTGGCGCTGGCCGAGAACATGCCGTCCGGCTCGGCCGTGCGCCCTGGTGACGTGCTGCGCATGTACAGCGGCAAGACCGTCGAGGTCCTCAACACCGACGCCGAGGGCCGGCTCGTCCTCGCCGACGCGCTGTGGGCGGCCTCGCTGGAGAGCCCGGACGCGATCGTGGACGTCGCCACGCTGACCGGCGCCATGATGCTGGCACTGGGCAGCCGGACGTTCGGCGTGATGGCCAACGACGACGCGTTCCGCACCGCGCTGCACGAGGCGGCCGACGAGGTCGGCGAGCCGGCGTGGCCGATGCCGCTGCCGGAGCACCTGCGCAAGGGCATGGAGTCCTCCGTCGCCGACATCGCGAACATGGGCGAGCGGATGGGCGGCGGCCTCGTCGCCGGCCTGTTCCTGCGCGAGTTCGTGGGCGAGGGCATCACCTGGGCGCACCTCGACATCGCCGGCCCGGCGTTCAACGAGGGCGGCCCCTTCGGCTACACGCCCAAGGGCGGCACGGGTTCCGCCGTGCGCACCCTGGTCCGTCTCGCCGAGCTGACCGCCGCGGGCGACCTGGGCTGA
- the pelF gene encoding GT4 family glycosyltransferase PelF — MRTGRHVTMLTEGTYPHVHGGVSTWCDQLVKGMPEVSFHLVSLTGSGREPVTWELPPNVRRHTTVPTWGPRPGRARAPHGRDRRRFTDAYERLLLSFLDPEARCDFGEALYELAAVAREGRLSAALRTESALRSLQWIWTMPHLPTAAAGPTVHDALTATDLLEHALRPLGVRIPVDSVAHAVSSGLATLPALAAHRLDGVPFLLTEHGIYLRERYLGQRGGGHRWPVKAFLLGFYRELNSLGYRAADLITPCNQYNRRWEERGGADAGRIRTVYNGVDPHAFPHAGPEPAVPTLTWCGRVDPIKDLETLLRAYAAVRAELPETRLRLFGPVPPGGEEYRTLLEKLAAELGVADGLTFEGLVTEVWRAYAAGHVVMLSSISEGFPFSLIEAMSCGRTTVSTDVGGVREAVGDTGLVVPPREPEKMAAAALSLLRDDERRRELGESARQRVIDRFTLRRSVDNFRTIYQELAGLPERYEPAVETVADWTAELHDPWYAAVAADGSDR; from the coding sequence ATGCGCACCGGCCGTCACGTCACCATGCTCACCGAAGGCACCTACCCGCACGTCCACGGCGGGGTCAGCACCTGGTGCGACCAGCTCGTCAAGGGCATGCCCGAGGTCTCCTTCCATCTCGTCTCGCTCACCGGCAGCGGCCGCGAACCCGTCACCTGGGAGCTGCCGCCGAACGTCCGCCGGCACACCACCGTGCCCACCTGGGGCCCGCGCCCCGGCCGCGCCCGTGCCCCGCACGGCAGGGACCGGCGCCGCTTCACCGACGCCTACGAGCGTCTCCTGCTGTCCTTCCTCGACCCCGAGGCGCGCTGCGACTTCGGCGAGGCGCTGTACGAACTGGCCGCCGTCGCCCGCGAGGGACGGCTGTCCGCGGCCCTGCGCACCGAGTCCGCGCTGCGCTCGCTCCAGTGGATCTGGACGATGCCGCACCTGCCGACGGCCGCGGCCGGGCCCACCGTGCACGACGCCCTGACCGCCACCGACCTGCTGGAGCACGCCCTGCGCCCGCTGGGGGTGCGCATCCCCGTGGACTCGGTGGCCCATGCCGTCAGCAGCGGCCTGGCGACCCTGCCCGCGCTCGCCGCGCACCGCCTCGACGGGGTGCCGTTCCTGCTCACCGAACACGGCATCTACCTGCGCGAGCGCTACCTGGGACAGCGGGGCGGCGGTCACCGCTGGCCCGTGAAGGCGTTCCTGCTGGGCTTCTACCGCGAACTCAACTCGCTCGGCTACCGCGCGGCCGACCTGATCACGCCGTGCAACCAGTACAACCGCCGCTGGGAGGAGCGCGGCGGCGCCGACGCCGGCCGCATCCGCACGGTCTACAACGGCGTCGACCCGCACGCCTTCCCGCACGCCGGTCCCGAACCCGCCGTACCGACCCTCACCTGGTGCGGACGCGTCGACCCCATCAAGGACCTGGAGACCCTGCTGCGCGCCTACGCCGCCGTCCGCGCCGAACTCCCCGAGACCCGGCTCAGGCTCTTCGGGCCGGTCCCGCCCGGCGGCGAGGAGTACCGCACCCTCCTGGAGAAGCTCGCCGCGGAACTCGGTGTCGCCGACGGCCTCACGTTCGAGGGCCTTGTCACCGAGGTCTGGCGTGCCTACGCGGCCGGTCACGTGGTGATGCTGTCCTCCATATCCGAGGGCTTCCCGTTCTCCCTCATCGAGGCCATGTCCTGCGGCCGTACGACGGTCTCCACGGACGTCGGCGGGGTCCGCGAGGCCGTCGGCGACACCGGGCTGGTCGTGCCGCCCCGCGAACCGGAGAAGATGGCCGCCGCCGCGCTCTCCCTCCTCCGGGACGACGAACGGCGCCGGGAACTCGGCGAGTCGGCACGACAGCGGGTCATCGACCGGTTCACCCTGCGCCGCTCGGTCGACAATTTCCGCACCATCTACCAGGAACTCGCGGGCCTGCCCGAGCGGTACGAGCCCGCGGTCGAGACGGTGGCCGACTGGACCGCGGAGCTGCACGACCCGTGGTACGCGGCCGTCGCGGCGGACGGGAGCGACCGGTGA
- a CDS encoding spherulation-specific family 4 protein, with the protein MSTLLVPYYEHPAVRPADWAAVLAAAPRLYGVVLNPASGPGDRPDAAFAETAAGLRTAGVTVLGYVDTGYARRPHEDVVRDLARHRAWYGTDGAFLDQVSCDIGEFGHYERLATAARALGCPTLALNHGTRPHPAYAALAELLVTFEGPWSAYRRTPAQAPAPAPGALECHLVYGVPAGADVAAAARERGARVHCAVPGDGAHPWGTLPHGLAPAH; encoded by the coding sequence ATGAGCACTCTGCTGGTCCCCTACTACGAGCACCCCGCGGTCCGCCCCGCCGACTGGGCGGCCGTCCTCGCCGCCGCGCCCCGCCTGTACGGGGTGGTCCTCAACCCGGCGAGCGGGCCGGGCGACCGCCCGGACGCGGCCTTCGCCGAGACGGCCGCCGGGCTGCGGACGGCGGGTGTCACCGTGCTGGGCTACGTCGACACCGGCTACGCCCGCAGGCCCCATGAGGACGTCGTGCGCGACCTGGCCCGGCACCGTGCCTGGTACGGCACCGACGGCGCCTTCCTGGACCAGGTGAGCTGCGACATCGGCGAGTTCGGGCACTACGAACGGCTGGCCACGGCCGCCCGGGCCCTCGGCTGCCCGACCCTCGCGCTGAACCACGGCACCCGGCCGCACCCCGCGTACGCGGCGCTCGCCGAGCTCCTGGTCACCTTCGAGGGCCCCTGGTCGGCGTACCGGCGCACCCCCGCCCAGGCCCCGGCCCCCGCGCCGGGCGCGCTCGAATGCCATCTGGTGTACGGCGTGCCGGCCGGCGCCGACGTGGCCGCCGCGGCACGCGAACGGGGCGCCCGCGTGCACTGCGCGGTACCGGGCGACGGGGCCCACCCCTGGGGCACGCTGCCCCACGGGCTGGCCCCGGCCCACTGA
- a CDS encoding adenosylcobinamide-GDP ribazoletransferase — MLKSSPLDGLRFAFGTLTVLPVRVHRWDRPAARGGMLTAPAAGLVVGVLSAGPALLLLLLGAGPLLAAVASVAAPAVLTRGLHLDGLADTADGLGSGKPAEDALRIMKQSDIGPFGVITLVLVLLAQVGVLAQLYGGSWARGALAAVVSATAARLALTLAARTGVPAARPEGLGAAVAGVVPRGAALAVAVAVIAAAGAAGACLGGYDALRAALAVAVAAAVAELLLRRCTQRFGGITGDVFGALEETAATTALVVLALGR; from the coding sequence GTGCTCAAGTCCTCCCCTCTCGACGGCCTCCGCTTCGCCTTCGGCACGCTCACCGTGCTGCCCGTCCGGGTGCACCGGTGGGACCGGCCGGCCGCGCGGGGCGGGATGCTCACCGCGCCGGCGGCCGGTCTGGTCGTCGGCGTCCTCTCGGCCGGGCCGGCGCTGCTGCTCCTCTTGCTGGGCGCGGGCCCGCTGCTCGCCGCCGTCGCCTCGGTCGCCGCTCCGGCCGTGCTCACCCGCGGACTGCATCTCGACGGGCTCGCCGACACCGCCGACGGGCTGGGCAGCGGCAAGCCCGCCGAGGACGCGCTGCGGATCATGAAGCAGTCGGACATCGGGCCGTTCGGCGTCATCACCCTCGTGCTGGTGCTGCTGGCCCAGGTCGGCGTGCTGGCCCAGCTCTACGGCGGCTCGTGGGCGCGGGGCGCGCTGGCCGCCGTCGTCTCGGCGACGGCCGCCCGTCTCGCGCTGACCCTGGCCGCGCGCACCGGGGTGCCGGCCGCGCGGCCCGAGGGGCTGGGGGCGGCGGTGGCCGGGGTCGTGCCGAGAGGCGCCGCCCTGGCCGTGGCGGTGGCCGTGATCGCGGCGGCCGGGGCGGCGGGGGCCTGCCTCGGCGGGTACGACGCCCTGCGCGCCGCCCTGGCGGTGGCCGTCGCCGCGGCCGTCGCCGAACTCCTGCTGCGCCGCTGCACGCAGCGTTTCGGCGGGATCACCGGGGACGTGTTCGGCGCCCTGGAGGAGACGGCGGCGACGACGGCGCTCGTGGTACTGGCCCTCGGCCGCTAG
- a CDS encoding phosphatidylglycerol lysyltransferase domain-containing protein, producing MGDARIAVQPEAEPGRPSEEGRRSTGTSRRAAAVAVWYLRTVAFVNFLSAVWVSLGQDVRRHNQDDFFTPYLLTAGFASGVFTAFLAITMRRRKRAAWILNLVLSGAFLALFAFAMAFPEIRRYPQNWISLALTAAFVGALLAGRGEFYAKGDRSNPRLAATVAVGGGLAASLLAGLLVTVTNRAPDAARSTFLERWHYGTLRLVSVAAEESSFPGIDPPNWANVAVNVLSTALVLAVFYAAFRSRRAVDPLTEDDEKRLRALLERHGERDSLGYFALRREKSVVWSPTGKAAVAYRVVGGVSLASGDPLGDPEAWPGAILPWLAQARAHGWIPAVMGASEEAGTVYARYGLDALELGDEALVEIAEFTLEGRAMRTVRQACNRVRRAGYRVRIRRHEDIPADEMAYLLERADDWRDGATERGFSMALGRLGDPEDGRCVMLECTDAEGRLRALLSFVPWGPKGLSLDLMRRDRDSDNGLMEFMVIELLQRSGETGITQVSLNFAVFRSVFERGARLGAGPVLRLWRSLLSFFSRWWQIESLYRANAKYRPIWEPRFLLFEKSADLPRIGLGAARAEGFLEAPGLPKWLHRRHLDTHR from the coding sequence ATGGGAGATGCCCGAATTGCCGTGCAGCCGGAAGCCGAACCGGGGCGTCCGAGCGAGGAGGGGCGGCGGTCCACCGGGACTTCCCGGCGCGCCGCCGCCGTCGCCGTCTGGTATCTGCGGACCGTCGCCTTCGTCAACTTCCTCAGCGCCGTGTGGGTCTCCCTCGGCCAGGACGTGCGCCGGCACAACCAGGACGACTTCTTCACCCCGTACCTGCTGACCGCCGGCTTCGCCTCGGGCGTGTTCACCGCGTTCCTGGCGATCACCATGCGGCGCCGCAAACGGGCCGCGTGGATCCTGAACCTCGTGCTCAGCGGCGCCTTCCTCGCCCTGTTCGCGTTCGCCATGGCGTTCCCGGAGATCCGGCGGTACCCGCAGAACTGGATCTCCCTGGCGCTGACGGCCGCGTTCGTCGGCGCGCTGCTCGCCGGCCGCGGCGAGTTCTACGCCAAGGGGGACCGGTCCAACCCGCGGCTCGCGGCCACGGTCGCCGTGGGCGGCGGACTGGCCGCCTCCCTGCTCGCCGGACTGCTGGTGACGGTCACCAACCGGGCGCCGGACGCGGCCCGTTCGACGTTCCTGGAGCGCTGGCACTACGGCACCCTGCGGCTGGTGTCGGTGGCCGCCGAGGAGTCCAGCTTCCCCGGCATCGACCCGCCCAACTGGGCGAACGTGGCGGTCAACGTGCTCAGCACGGCCCTGGTCCTCGCCGTGTTCTACGCCGCGTTCCGGTCCCGGCGGGCCGTCGACCCGCTCACCGAGGACGACGAGAAGCGGCTGCGGGCCCTGCTCGAACGGCACGGGGAGCGGGACTCGCTCGGCTACTTCGCGCTGCGCCGGGAGAAGAGCGTGGTGTGGTCGCCGACCGGGAAGGCGGCCGTCGCCTACCGGGTCGTCGGCGGGGTGAGTCTCGCGTCCGGGGATCCGCTCGGGGACCCGGAGGCCTGGCCCGGGGCGATCCTGCCGTGGCTCGCCCAGGCGCGGGCGCACGGGTGGATCCCGGCCGTGATGGGGGCGAGCGAGGAGGCCGGGACCGTCTACGCCCGGTACGGCCTGGACGCGCTGGAGCTCGGTGACGAGGCGCTGGTGGAGATCGCCGAGTTCACGCTGGAGGGACGGGCCATGCGGACCGTCCGGCAAGCCTGCAACCGGGTGCGGCGGGCCGGGTACCGGGTGCGCATCCGGCGGCACGAGGACATCCCGGCGGACGAGATGGCGTACCTGCTTGAACGCGCGGACGACTGGCGCGACGGGGCGACCGAGCGCGGGTTCAGCATGGCCCTCGGCCGGCTCGGCGACCCCGAGGACGGCCGCTGCGTGATGCTGGAGTGCACGGACGCCGAGGGCCGGCTGCGGGCCCTGCTCTCCTTCGTGCCGTGGGGCCCGAAGGGGCTGTCCCTGGACCTCATGCGGCGCGACCGGGACTCCGACAACGGGCTGATGGAGTTCATGGTCATCGAGCTGCTGCAGCGCTCCGGCGAGACGGGGATCACTCAAGTGTCGCTGAACTTCGCGGTGTTCCGGTCGGTCTTCGAACGTGGCGCACGCCTCGGCGCCGGGCCGGTGCTGAGGCTGTGGCGGTCGCTGCTCAGCTTCTTCTCCCGCTGGTGGCAGATCGAGTCGCTGTACCGCGCGAACGCCAAGTACCGGCCCATCTGGGAGCCGCGGTTCCTGCTCTTCGAGAAGAGCGCGGACCTGCCGCGCATCGGCCTCGGCGCGGCCCGCGCGGAGGGCTTCCTGGAGGCGCCGGGGCTGCCGAAGTGGCTGCACCGCAGGCACCTGGACACGCACCGATAG
- the cobT gene encoding nicotinate-nucleotide--dimethylbenzimidazole phosphoribosyltransferase, giving the protein MSRIDLDDFTDLIERPDGGVRRDAEARRERQIVPPGALGRLDELGEWLAAAQGAVPVRQVERPRVVLFAGDHGIAELGVSARPAGGAEQLVRAVLEGASPVAVLARRLEVPVRVVDMALDCDPAGFPEDVVRHRVRRGSGRIDIEDALTLDEAEAALRAGVALADEEADSGTDLVVLGDISVGGTTPAAVIVAALCGTDASVVTGRGGLAIDDLAWMRKCAAIRDALRRARPVLGDQLQLLATVGGADLAAMTGFLLQCAVRKLPVILDGVVAAACALVGQRVAFRAPDWWLAGHASGEPGQAKALDRMALEPLLEQGVKVGEGAGALLALPLVRAAAALAAELPERPEPVTPEEPKEPDTPTAE; this is encoded by the coding sequence ATGAGCAGGATTGATCTGGACGACTTCACCGATCTGATCGAGCGCCCGGACGGGGGCGTGCGCCGTGACGCCGAGGCCCGGCGGGAGCGCCAGATCGTGCCGCCCGGGGCCCTGGGGCGGCTCGACGAGCTGGGTGAGTGGCTGGCCGCCGCGCAGGGCGCCGTACCGGTACGGCAGGTCGAGCGGCCGCGCGTGGTCCTCTTCGCCGGTGACCACGGCATCGCCGAGCTGGGCGTCTCGGCGCGGCCGGCGGGCGGTGCGGAGCAGCTGGTGCGGGCGGTGCTGGAGGGCGCGAGCCCGGTCGCGGTGCTCGCGCGGCGGCTGGAGGTGCCGGTACGGGTCGTGGACATGGCCCTGGACTGCGATCCGGCGGGCTTTCCGGAGGACGTCGTACGGCACCGGGTACGGCGGGGCAGCGGCCGGATCGACATCGAGGACGCGCTCACCCTGGACGAGGCCGAGGCGGCGCTGCGCGCGGGCGTGGCGCTCGCCGACGAGGAGGCCGACTCGGGCACTGACCTGGTGGTGCTCGGCGACATCAGCGTGGGCGGGACCACGCCGGCCGCGGTGATCGTCGCCGCGCTGTGCGGGACGGACGCGTCCGTGGTGACCGGGCGCGGCGGGCTCGCCATCGACGACCTGGCGTGGATGCGCAAGTGCGCGGCGATCCGTGACGCGCTGCGGCGGGCCCGGCCGGTGCTCGGGGACCAGTTGCAGCTGCTGGCGACCGTGGGCGGGGCCGACCTCGCGGCGATGACCGGGTTCCTGCTGCAGTGCGCGGTGCGCAAGCTGCCGGTGATCCTGGACGGGGTCGTGGCCGCCGCGTGCGCGCTGGTCGGACAGCGGGTGGCCTTCCGGGCGCCGGACTGGTGGCTGGCCGGCCATGCCAGCGGGGAGCCGGGACAGGCGAAGGCGCTGGACCGGATGGCCCTGGAGCCGCTGCTGGAGCAGGGCGTGAAGGTCGGCGAGGGCGCGGGCGCGCTGCTGGCGCTGCCGCTGGTCCGGGCCGCCGCGGCCCTGGCGGCGGAACTCCCCGAGCGGCCGGAGCCGGTCACCCCCGAGGAGCCGAAGGAGCCGGACACGCCGACGGCCGAGTAG